From the Calliopsis andreniformis isolate RMS-2024a chromosome 4, iyCalAndr_principal, whole genome shotgun sequence genome, one window contains:
- the Pa1 gene encoding PTIP binding protein Pa1, whose protein sequence is MERNEEDWTVECSDDEKYEINGKSEWTLKPEDVLTLIEALEAKNRNLELEWKCPGRRGPSPILSNNRQQDSSSQEYKTEEKSDFDFMDEMSSPRLPVRRIGESTPKGSAKKKTASFNGVLSTMLRHRRLEQQEINSSPKKMESPVSKTQPT, encoded by the exons ATGGAACGCAACGAAGAGGACTGGACAGTAGAATGTTCTGATgacgaaaaatatgaaataaatggaAAA AGTGAGTGGACACTGAAGCCAGAAGATGTGTTGACGTTAATTGAAGCACTGGAGGCTAAAAATAGAAACCTGGAGCTCGAGTGGAAATGTCCTGGTAGAAGAGGTCCATCTCCTATTCTTTCAAATAATCGACAACAAGATAGCAGTTCCCAAGAGTATaa AACTGAGGAAAAGTCAGACTTCGATTTTATGGATGAAATGTCGTCACCCAGATTACCAGTTCGTAGAATAGGAGAAAGTACTCCAAAGGGAAGTGCTAAGAAAAAAACTGCAAGTTTTAATGGTGTTCTGTCCACTATGTTGAGACATCGCAGATTGGAGCAGCAAGAAATTAACTCCAGTCCAAAAAAAATGGAATCTCCTGTGTCTAAAACGCAACCAACTTAA
- the LOC143178286 gene encoding protein I'm not dead yet, producing MPTDVERRPSTKLILTGRFLKNYWKILFAVLWPFILGPVVLFHNVLETRCGFTVLVMAGYWITECFPMAVTSLLPVVLFPLLGVLSTAETCSCYMNDTIMVFIGGLILAIAIEHSNLHLRIALAVMKTVGCTHGRLLAGLCFVTTFISMWVSNTAATAMMVPIIFAILEELEQAGLGRVFDQLPPDPDSTDPEPILRATNVTKAYLMAAAYCATFGGTGALVGTGTNLTFKGIYESTFPEAEGINFTQWMIASFPQMAINSFLTWLYLRIIFLGFLRPHSSDAKAATIGKDGEAIINRVVHARYEQLGGMTFHEFGVASLFVICIFLWIFRKPGFIRGWSEVISDIDIRDSTPVILVSILMFFIPKDLNFLYSYSYDREKRPTGPSEGLITWQAIETKMPWSLMFLLGGGFAISKGSVASCLAKRIGEMLVPLRHLPPFLILVFVSIFIGIITEFTSNVGIANITLPVVAQMCVAMELHPLYLMVPATIMCSYSFQLPVGTPPNAIITIVGKIPTKFLIVAGLGPSVFSLIVHSVTFVTWGTYIYNITEFPAWASEAQAGSHHPHCD from the exons ATGCCAACTGACGTGGAGAGGAGACCGTCAACCAAACTTATATTGACAGGAAGGTTCCTGAAAAACTATTGGAAAATATTGTTCGCTGTCTTGTGGCCATTTATCTTAGGGCCAGTTGTGTTATTTCACAATGTTCTG GAAACCAGATGCGGATTCACGGTGCTGGTAATGGCAGGATATTGGATCACTGAATGTTTTCCCATGGCGGTTACTTCGCTTCTTCCGGTGGTGCTGTTTCCTCTCTTAGGAGTGCTAAGCACGGCGGAAACTTGCAGCTGTTACATGAACGACACTATAATGGTGTTTATTGGAGGCTTGATTCTAGCAATAGCTATCGAGCATTCCAATCTGCATTTAAGAATCGCACTTGCGGTAATGAAGACTGTTGGCTGCACTCATGGTAGATTACTCGCCGGTCTCTGTTTCGTAACCACTTTTATATCGATGTGGGTTTCGAACACTGCTGCTACTGCTATGATGGTACCGATTATATTTGCGATTCTCGAAGAACTGGAACAG GCTGGACTTGGTCGAGTTTTCGACCAACTACCACCTGATCCAGACAGTACAGATCCAGAACC AATATTAAGAGCAACGAACGTGACAAAGGCTTACTTAATGGCAGCGGCGTACTGCGCGACCTTTGGCGGTACGGGAGCACTTGTGGGTACTGGTACTAACCTTACTTTCAAAGGAATCTACGAGAGTACTTTCCCTGAAGCTGAAGGCATTAACTTTACTCAATGGATGATCGCATCGTTCCCACAAATGGCTATTAATTCATTTTTGACTTGGCTGTATCTTCGTATAATTTTCTTGGGATTTCTGAGGCCACACAGTAGTGACGCGAAAGCCGCGACCATTGGCAAGGATGGAGAAGCGATTATAAATCGA gtGGTGCACGCACGGTACGAACAATTGGGTGGTATGACATTTCATGAATTCGGAGTCGCCAGCCTTTTTGTAATCTGTATATTTCTTTGGATATTTCGAAAACCTGGTTTCATACGTGGATGGTCAGAAGTAATATCGGACAT AGATATTCGAGATTCAACGCCTGTCATACTGGTCTCTATTCTAATGTTCTTCATTCCAAAAGACTTAAATTTCTTGTATAGCTATAGCTACGATC GTGAAAAAAGGCCGACTGGTCCTTCAGAGGGGTTGATCACATGGCAAGCGATTGAAACGAAAATGCCGTGGAGTTTGATGTTCCTCTTGGGTGGTGGATTTGCGATATCTAAGGGTAGTGTTGCTTCATGTTTGGCCAAAAGGATTGGAGAAATGTTGGTACCGCTGCGACATTTACCACCATTCTTAATTCTCGTTTTCGTTTCCATATTTATTGGAATTATCACAGAGTTTACTTCGAACGTTGGCATTGCAAATATTACACTTCCCGTCGTCGCCCAAATG TGTGTAGCGATGGAACTTCATCCATTGTACTTAATGGTACCTGCAACTATAATGTGTTCATATTCATTCCAATTACCCGTTGGCACCCCACCGAACGcgatcataacaatcgttggcAAGATTCCAACTAAATTCCTAATAGTTGCAGGTCTTGGACCTTCTGTTTTTTCTCTGATTGTGCATAGTGTTACTTTCGTCACTTGGGGCACTTATATCTACAATATTACGGAATTCCCAGCTTGGGCTTCAGAAGCTCAAGCaggcagccatcatccgcactgTGATTGa